One Hermetia illucens chromosome 4, iHerIll2.2.curated.20191125, whole genome shotgun sequence DNA segment encodes these proteins:
- the LOC119655657 gene encoding superoxide dismutase [Mn], mitochondrial — MFSIGRNLMTVARQQALAAAGTRSKHTLPQLPYDYAALEPIICREIMELHHTKHHQTYVNNLNAAEEQLAEAVAKKDPSKIIALGGALKFNGGGHINHTIFWQNLTPNRTDPSAELKEAINQSFGSFENFKKELTTLTVAIQGSGWGWLGYNKKSKRLQLAACANQDPLEATTGLVPLFGIDVWEHAYYLQYKNVRPSYVEAIYEIANWKDISDRFHCAKQ; from the exons ATGTTTTCCATCGGACGTAATCTCATGACAGTTGCAAG GCAACAAGCATTAGCAGCAGCCGGCACCAGATCAAAACACACATTGCCCCAATTACCATACGATTATGCTGCTCTGGAGCCAATTATTTGCCGTGAAATCATGGAG CTTCATCATACAAAGCATCACCAAACTTATGTAAACAACCTGAATGCAGCTGAAGAGCAACTAGCTGAAGCCGTTGCCAAGAAAGATCCATCAAAAATAATTGCCTTGGGTGGCGCTTTGAAGTTCAACGGTGGCGGACATATCAATCACACAATTTTCTGGCAAAATTTGActccaaaccgcactgatcCGTCAGCAGAGTTGAAAGAAGCCATCAATCAGAGCTTTGGATCTTTTGAGAATTTCAAGAAAGAACTAACAACTCTGACAGTTGCCATTCAAGGCTCTGGTTGGGGATGGTTGGGATACAACAAGAAATCTAAGCGTCTACAGTTGGCAGCTTGCGCTAATCAGGATCCTTTGGAAGCTACAACAG GATTGGTTCCACTTTTTGGCATTGATGTTTGGGAACACGCTTACTACTTACAATATAAAAACGTACGGCCTTCATATGTTGAGGCAATTTATGAAATCGCCAACTGGAAGGATATCTCTGACAGGTTTCACTGCGCTAAGCAATAA